One Arvicanthis niloticus isolate mArvNil1 chromosome X, mArvNil1.pat.X, whole genome shotgun sequence genomic window, GGGCTTGTAGCAGCACTTTGATGCCTTTATCGTCTTGTGACGTTGTTGAGTCCAAGGCAGAGATGGAAGGTAGATGTTAGCTCCAAAATCTATTAAAAGCTGGATGTACTCTGGCTCACAATGATGATGAAGGCAGATTTCAAGGAGTGTGCGAGGATGTGGAACGCGACGTAAGAGGGCCTGGTCGGTGCAGTTGTAATCAGGATCTGCCCCATAGAGCAAAAGCAGGCGGAAACAATCGAGGTGCCCATAGACTGCAGCCAAATAGAGAGGACCAGAACATGAAGCTATGTTCGATGCCCAGACTGGCAGTTTAGCTTTAACATTAGCCTCTGCGCCATGCCCTAGGAGCTCCTGTAAGATGGCGAAAGCCCCATCACGTGAGGcagtgagaacaggagagcaaTTGTTGTAGATGCTACCACTAGGACAGGCACCAGCTTCTAAAAGCATTCTTACACACTCCAGATGACCGTGACTAACAGCAGTGAAAAGTGGTGTTTGTGCTTTGACATCCAAACTATCAACATCAGCACCATGTTCCAGGAGGACCTTCACACAATTTAAGTGACCATAAGAAGCTGCCAAACGCAAGGGTGTGCCAGGTATACCCCAGCCACTCCTGCTGTTGATGAACCGTTTATAGCGTTCCTGGTGTAGAAGATGGTCCAGGGTACAGGAGTCATTGTCATATACTGCTTGATTGAGGGCCTGCTTTTCCCCTGTGTtggtgtcctcctcctccttttcaggTTGTAGAAGAGAGAAGATCTTGGAGATATCCATGAGGTTCATTCTGGTTTATTGGAGTAGCACTATTCTCATTGTAAGGAGGAGGAAATTCCAGATCTGAGGGTAACAAAAAAGGGAGGAGAGACTAAGCATCCTTATCAATGCCAGACTCTATGTTTGCTCTCTGAACTTCACCATTAGAGTACTTACCCATGGGTGTCCTGGTTCCcagtttcaattttattttaagacacaAGATGGTTGTCAAAATATGTCATTTCATAACTTGATGATTTAGCATATACTGTTCTGTACTTAGTTACTTACTACTAGGACCATTAACAACCATGAGGCCTAATCCATATCTCAGGTCCTCATCATCTATCAACCTAAATATCCATGACATATCTTAGCTCCCTATCTCTCACTGCTCCCATTCAATTTGATCAAGTCAAATTTTGTACCCTAGAGACTCTTCCAGACCATCTATCTTTGAGTTTCATACCCCTGCTACTACTTTATCTAGGCCTCCACTGTCTTGTCTCAACTGTTATAGTTATCTCCTAACTAGTTTCCTAAAATGGTAACATAAAAATACAAGTATGGTCAggtgtgttggtgcatgcctttaatcccagcacttgaggcagagaggcagagaggcagagaggcagagaggcagagaggcagagaggcagagaggcagagaggcagagaggcagagaggcagagaggcagagaggcagagaggcagagaggcagagaggcagagaggcagagaggcagagaggcagagagacagagaggaaagggggcaGAGAGACTGAAAGGGGCAAAGGTAGATGGGTTTCTGGGAGTTTCCGGCTAGtgtggtctacaaagctagttccaggacagccagaacttttacatagagaaactctgtctgtgGGTGGAAATgggcaaacaaacataaaacaaacatggTCTATTCTAAACCAGTTAGTAaattctcctttctttgtttatttttttccctttcagtaCCAGGGATTGATCATACAGCTTTGTAATGCTATTGCTTGATcactgaactacattcccagcattctttttatgttttaattttgaggCAGAGTTGGATTTGAtcttggaatcctcctgcctcagcctccttagtggCTGTACCTCCAGTCCAAAACAATGCCTTTTGTTCAAGTTACATATCAAATGCTTTATTTAGCCCATCTCACACAGCTTTGTCAACCTATCCAGACTTGTTTCAAATTATACCCTGAAATACAgtaataagaaatgaaaaatgatacCTCTTCCTTGTACATCATCGTTCTTTCTGCTACTTACATGTCTTTTGAGTTAGTTCCTCTATAATTTATGTTCTCATGACTCTAATGGTCATCATACTATTGGCACTGTAACTTATATAGGGATCTCTTTTTGCCCCCATAGCAGATGAAGAGGTCATGTAGAGGTAGTGGTAAAACGTAGGTCTGGAGTTGGGTTTCAATCATGAATTTACTACTTACATAGTAACTCTGTGGCTTAATGGCATTCTTAATTTCTCTGTATGAGCCTCTTTATCACTACAGAGAAGTTATTGGTAGTAATTCAAATAATTGCTTAAAATATGCCAGAACATAGTTCTCAATAGCTGACTGGATGAAGCTCTACCTTTATTAGTTTTAAAGACATATAGGTCAGATTGAATTGGAAGATGGCAGAATAGGGACAAACAGTACTCTCCTGTCTTCAGGAATCTGAAAGAAAACATCTGATTCCTGActcaaaaaaagaagttaagaatCATGGGAAAGCAAAAGAGGATCATAGTAAAGAAAGGACTGAGAggttagaaaaagagaaatgtttactGTTAGatgtataaaagaaataaaactttgctACCATCTCAgtagattttaaaaacacttgAGACAATGTCCAACATTCTTTTATGATAAATACCCCCAAAGAAACCAGGAATATAAAGAATACAACTCAATATAATAAAGGCTATATATGACAAACCTATAGCCAAATAGGGAAAAGCTCACAGAATTTCCATTAAAAACAGATAAGagacaagggttttttttttttttttttttccatttttggtaAATGTAGTCCTTGAAGTCTCAGTTTGACCaataatacaaacaaataaaaggaacacagatttttaaaaatgtaaaaatcaactTATCTGCACAGGCAGAAGTCAACTTAACTGTATTTTCAGACCATATGATGCTACATAAAAGACCTTAAagactttacaaaaaaaaaaaaaaaaaaaccctctcaaaACTGATGAACACTTTCAGTGAAATAGAAAGATACAATATTGACATATAAAACTCAATAGTCTTCTTGTATACTGATAAtgaacatgctgagaaagaaaccaTGAAACCATCCCATTCACAGTTGGTTCAAaggatatattaaaataaacttttgacAGAAGAGTCCTTATTAGTGAAAATTTATATAACTGAATTTAAAAACTGACTAAGATAGAAGAAGATGGAAATACCTCAGATGATCATGGATtaaaagaattaatattgtgaaaatgaccattCAAAGTATATCAAAGACATTAATGTAAGACTTGAAACTCTTAagcttctaaaagaaaaataaaactaacactTCACGAAATTGGCATTGACAATGATATTCTGAAAAGGACttcaagaagacagaaaataatgtACCAAAAACAGTGTACAGATTCAATTAAGTTTCAATCCAAATTCCAACAATATTcttcacagaaacaaagaaaataatcctAAAATTCATAGTGAGCCACAGTAGACCTCCCAATAGCCAAAGTAATCCTGGATAAAACTACCTATACTACAAGTATCAAAGGCTGAGTTTAAATTATACCACAGAGCCACAATAACAATATCTGCATGGTACTGGTTCAAAACAAGACACAtaaaccaacagaataaaagacctagaaataaatctGCATCACTACAGCCACCCGATTCTTAACaaaggtgcaaaaaaaaaaaaaaaaaaaaaaaaaaaacccaaacaacccccccaaaaaaaccaaaccctaaaTCACAGGAAATATAACCTGTTCAACATTTAGTGAAGGAAAAATTAGATATGCACATGTAGCAGAGTGGAGCTAGATCCATATCTCTCAACCTATATAAAACTCAATTCAAAGTGTATCGAAGACATTAATGTAAGACTTGAAGCTCTCaaaatgctaaaagaaaaataaaactagcgCTTCAATCAATTGGCATGACAACGATATTCTGAAAAGGACTTCAATAGGacagaaaataattacaaaatgtgacaaatataattatataaaattaaaaggtttATCTCAGCAAAAGAAACTATTAATAGAGTGATGACACATTTTACAGAATGGAAGAACATATTTGCTATGCATCTAACAGACTATGagagaaaatcaaaagaaactcAGTAATACTCCTCATGGGTACATACCTGAAGGACCCTAAATCAACACACCGGAAGTATTTACACTTCTGTGTTAATAATAGTACTACTGACAATAGCTAAGTTGTGGAATCAAGCTAGGTATCCAACAATAGATGAATGGTAAAGAAACTCTAATTTATATAAACAATGTAGCTTTATTAACTCATAAGGAAGAACAAGATTATGTTACCTAAAAGAAACTGGATACAACTGGACattatattttccaaaataaatcagattcagagaaatatattttctctcacttgtggattctaaaagttttatATAGATGCATAAAATCATTGAAGTATATATTTCAAAGCAGAAGTAGACTTTCTGGGAGAATGaaatgaaatagagaaagaaggtTGTAAGGGGCTGGGGAAAGAGGATAGTCCTGCGAATGTGGTTAAAGGACACAACAGATTTAGATGAAAACACCCTTTTGAAACCAAACACTGTGGGTAATGAGTATGTGCTAACAAAGCAAATTTAAATTATGCTAagtactgatttttcttttctttttctttttctttttttttttttaaggccaagTCACTCTACGTGACTCTAGCTGAGTTGGAATgaggtatgtagaccaggcatagaacttgcagagatccacctccctctggcTCCCCAATGCTGAATgttacaccaccacacctggccttaaTTATTGATTTTGTTGACTATTCTCTATTTTGTGGTTAAATTTCCTTATCTATAGGCACAAATGACAGGCCATGCTACATGGGGATGTTAGGAGAAATAATTATTCcgataatattattttctttctatttcttcacaATGGGTTTTCAActactttacagaaaaaaatagaaaagcaactataatatatatgttgtgTTTTTCTATGATAATTGCTCcctacttaatattttaaaaacttagagCTAGAATGAATCTTATAGATAAGTTAATTTCTTCACCTTAGAGATGGGGAATTTAAAGATTAGAGGGTACTTTTCTAATGTTATATCATTGtcattatgaattattttattatcatgaGCCCAGAATACATCTTTAACCTtgtacttttcaaatatatttcacATAGTTGCGTAAATAATACCctcatacttttcaaatatatttcacATAGTTGCGTAAATAATACCCTCACTTTGAAAATGTTAGAAACTGGAGCTTGGACGTCAATACATTTGAGAAGGGCCTTACATCAACCAGATGCATTCTACCAGAGCTCGAAATAAAAATCTAGACGTTCCTGGTTTCCATAAACCCCCCTTTTTAGATTACAACATACAtgccctcctctccttttcttcatgTTTAGCTACACTGCAGCTTTTAGCCTTTAAGTGCTATAATGAATTCCAAGAACTTTTGTAATGGAAGTTTCATTCACATATTCTTTTTTCCTGACATCCCATAGGTAGtcccttcttattttattttggggactTGGGGCTGGTGGGGGAGATGCTGAAGTTCTCACCTACATCACACAATTCGTCCATAGTACAGTCCATGATATAATGAACctccagagagaaatgaagctACAGCTCAATTAAATACGGACAAGAAAATTCAGCTAGTCTATTGTGTAGCTTCACGTTGCTCTAGATTATTAATCAAGGTTCATATCTGGGTTCTGTAAACAAAGACCTTCTTTTTAATCTCCGTAGTGAAGGTATTTGAAAGATTTTCTTTGTGACACTGATAGTGATAAACTCAAAGACTGTGGCTCCTTTTCATTGTGCTTtgatacataaagtaaaatatatacaattaaagGAGCAACTATCTTGAAATATTGTTatcaatgcattttaaaaattatataaaatagtaaACAACATGATCTATTAATAATTTGTAAGTGGTGGTTGATGGTTGATGTAATTCAGGACCTCTGCCACACTGTAATATGATATACTTGTGATTAATTCTGGTACGACCAAGTCACACAAATGAGTAACACTACCACTACTTGCTGCCTACATTCATCTTAGAAGAAGATGGCAAATTTCAGTCAGAGGTTAAGAGTTAGGGAAGAAAATTTGTCTCGTTTGCTTATTTTCCCaagtttttaaaaccttttatattttatctaaggtcctCTTAGAATCTGTAAACCCGGTGTAAGAACTCTTATAGGGGAGTTTGGTTTCTGTGGGCGCTAGAACATTCCTTCGGGTATTactaaactatttttaaagcttCACCTTCTTTACTCCAACTTGAGGAACTCTGTCCTTATGCCCTTAATCCCACTCTATTGCAGATAAACACATCTTCTAAATAAATAAGTGCAGTCACATACAGTGACCCGTGCCTGTAATCAAGTACTACCTAGGAAGCCTGAGGCAGGATTTCCAGTCTGAAGAAGTTCAAAGCCAAACTACTCAgtagagtgagaccctgtatcaaaaagcaccaccacaaccaccaaaatcaaacaaatattatttaaaaataaaaattaaataaaaagctgaaacaaaaacaatacgAAACCAAGTAACAGAGTATTACAGACACACTTTGGGACAGATAAGGCAGGAAGCTGACGTGAAATCATCTCTCCCTTTCTACCTTCTAAGCACTCCCCGATGCTTGGTCCAACAAGAAGAGCAGGACTTTAATGTCCCAGAAGATAGAGCTGAAAGTTAAGTTTGAGGTACTCACAAGACTTCAGCTGGAGCTCATGCTCAATGGAGAGTTGCAGTCCTAGTCTCTCTGTGAAGCACAAAGGTCCTGGTGGGCCCTCTTCAGAGAGCCACTACCACCCCAAGCTGAAGCTGTTTGGGACCTCTGTTCCCACTGGAAAGACTAGGCATTGGTCCCTAGGCTGATTTATTCTAGGTGGCTATTTTTAGTctgccctccttctccctcccttgaCTGTGTTATCTTGCCAGTGACATTCTGGGAGTGATCCCAGCGAGAGGAAGGGGGCTGCCACAGGGTAGTCCTAGAAGGGCTGATTGACAGATAGGCATCTGGTAAGGCTAAAACATGCTCTCAGTATGTCCTCACATACTCTGCCACAGTGCTCACTAGGACACTCAGATAAGTGCTCTGAGCAATAGACATTCCTATGAACCACAAAGGGGCCAGAAAAACCCCAGCATCAACTAACTTGCTCACCTTCTTCTGCGCTGAAACCTTTTTACTTTCTCCTCTCAAATGaaactttctgtattttccttttttaggGCTCTGCAATATATCACCCCATTATCTATAGAGTGAAGAGAAACATTAGTAGGGGGAAACTTTATACTGGAATGAGCTCTCTGTCATCTTTTCTAAAGCTTAAGCAAATCTGTCTTACCGAACTTCCTCATCTACTTATCTGCCAGGTTCAATTAAAATGCCCACCACCTCCCACTGTTCTTACTAAGAGGTAACACTACAAGATCAATGTGTGCAGCACTAGGAACTTAGTCAAATCACAGTTTTTACGtgtattatttctctctctcattactttAAATGATGGAAATGGTACAAAACCCATTTTTACAAATAACTGCATCATCAATTTTAAATGTTACATACAAAAGTGGAACCAGCATCCTGCCTCCCTCTGGGATAAAAACCAGTCTTTCTGACAGGATTTGTGGCACATTCCATAGATAGGAATTTATATATGGTACTATAAACCTAGTCAAAAGCCTGTGGCTTAAGAGGTCATAAGTCCTAGTGGGAAAGCTTCTGTTGCTTTTATAAATGATCATGACATTCCCATCACATTGTCGTCTAAATAACTGTTTATGCCTACATATCAGTGCTGCTGTGAGcttttatcagagaagcttctttttgcagtgacCACCAGGAACTGCACAAACTCAACTGGTCAAGGCGCTAAGAATAGTGATTGTTGAATGCTGAGCCCCAGATGCAACATCAATATCACCCCTTTCAAAGCTAAGGGAATGGAGTGAAAGGAAGGTTGGAAAGAATGAAAGACTCAGAGTAAGAGAGGGGAATGGTAAGGAATTCTGCCTTCCTGGCATGACACTTGGATGTTGCACTCCAGAATTCACAATAGATATGATTACATGCAGAACGCTGGGCTCCATCAAAAGCCTGTCTATAGCAGAAGGAGCTTATGGGAGGATTTGTAACACTTAATGGTTGCTAGGGAAGAGGAAGACATTTGTGGTAAGGTTCCCACATTCCTGTAAACAAACTCTCACCCATGTTACTGGGTAACTAACCCCAATGAAACTCACagggatggacacacacacacacacacacacatgaaggagagacagagagacagagagagggggaggagagagacacagagatagaggagaggagaggaggggaggggcagaaaggggaggggagggaagagaagagaagagtcaTGAAAGTAAAGAGAGACACTTgctgagaagaggaagaggatcaATGCGAATAGGCAAAAGGCGTGAGGATAATGAGAGCTAAAGAAGATTGAGATACATTGTGAAAATGTACatgcataaaaatgaaataatgaaaccTATTGCTGTGtataattaatacatttttagttcttcttttgagaactttctgtCCTAGTCATTTTTagttcttcttttgagaactttctgtTCAGATCCTTTGACCATTTTTAGAGTTCtctttatattctatatattaacCTTGTTAGTGTTTAGGTGGCAAAGGTCTCTCCCATTCTGTGGGTTTAC contains:
- the Asb12 gene encoding LOW QUALITY PROTEIN: ankyrin repeat and SOCS box protein 12 (The sequence of the model RefSeq protein was modified relative to this genomic sequence to represent the inferred CDS: inserted 1 base in 1 codon; deleted 2 bases in 1 codon): MNLMDISKIFSLLQPEKEEEDTNTGEKQALNQAVYDNDSCTLDHLLHQERYKRFINSRSGWGIPGTPLRLAASYGHLNCVKVLLEHGADVDSLDVKAQTPLFTAVSHGHLECVRMLLEAGACPSGSIYNNCSPVLTASRDGAFAILQELLGHGAEANVKAKLPVWASNIASCSGPLYLAAVYGHLDCFRLLLLYGADPDYNCTDQALLRRVPHPRTLLEICLHHHCEPEYIQLLIDFGANIYLPSLPDSTTSQDDKGIKVLLQARATPRSLLSQSRLVIRRSLCRANQPQAIDQLDXPPVLISYLKYQ